A genome region from Danio aesculapii chromosome 2, fDanAes4.1, whole genome shotgun sequence includes the following:
- the tmem275a gene encoding transmembrane protein 275, whose protein sequence is MVCSEQNSGTSVPKKETQTRKKRKSRPQGLPSPALCCACGLCIMLAGINITLVGAFAFSTLVPSSNPPIIIGPILLLVAFSFFGACCICSRLPPPQSSRRSKGGGGLGFMGRGGGGLGGGAAFEIETSEHTMQDTTAVQLSPTNSPCSSHASSPEREAPATAANATVPAPDYGPPRTCKLFTMEANGPNSAAFSASTGGGGAVRLTLPSDCAAT, encoded by the coding sequence ATGGTTTGCAGCGAACAGAATTCTGGCACATCAGTGCCCAAAAAGGAAACACAGACCCGCAAGAAGCGGAAATCCCGTCCGCAAGGTCTGCCTTCTCCTGCCCTCTGCTGTGCATGTGGACTGTGCATCATGTTGGCAGGCATCAACATCACCTTAGTTGGCGCCTTTGCCTTCAGTACGCTCGTGCCCTCCAGCAATCCTCCAATCATCATCGGTCCGATTCTCCTACTGGTGGCTTTCTCCTTCTTCGGGGCTTGTTGCATCTGCAGTCGACTGCCTCCACCTCAGAGCTCTCGCCGGTCTAAAGGAGGCGGTGGTTTGGGTTTTATGGGTCGAGGTGGAGGGGGGTTGGGTGGAGGGGCAGCGTTTGAGATCGAGACCAGCGAGCACACAATGCAGGACACCACAGCCGTGCAGCTCAGCCCCACCAACTCTCCCTGCTCCTCCCATGCCTCCAGTCCTGAAAGAGAAGCTCCTGCCACCGCCGCTAATGCTACTGTCCCCGCCCCTGACTACGGCCCTCCACGAACCTGCAAACTCTTCACTATGGAGGCCAACGGACCAAACTCAGCAGCCTTTTCTGCTTCTACAGGGGGTGGAGGGGCGGTCCGACTCACTTTGCCTTCAGACTGCGCTGCCACTTAA